Proteins from one Dama dama isolate Ldn47 chromosome 12, ASM3311817v1, whole genome shotgun sequence genomic window:
- the PRMT5 gene encoding protein arginine N-methyltransferase 5 isoform X3 has protein sequence MLQELNFGAYLGLPAFLLPLNQEDNTNLARVLTNHIHTGHHSSMFWMRVPLVAPEDLRDDIIENAPTSHTAEYSGEEKTWMWWHNFRTLCDYSKRIAVALEIGADLPSNHVIDRWLGEPIKAAILPTSIFLTNKKGFPVLSKMHQRLIFRLLKLEVQFIITGTNHHSEKEFCSYLQYLEYLSQNRPPPNAYELFAKGYEDYLQSPLQPLMDNLESQTYEVFEKDPIKYSQYQQAIYKCLLDRVPEEEKDTNIQVLMVLGAGRGPLVNASLRAAKQADRRIKLYAVEKNPNAVVTLENWQFEEWGSQVTVVSSDMREWVAPEKADIIVSELLGSFADNELSPECLDGAQHFLKDDGVSIPGEYTSFLAPISSSKLYNEVRACREKDRDPEAQFEMPYVVRLHNFHQLSAPQPCFTFSHPNRDPMIDNNRYCTLEFPVEVNTVLHGFAGYFETVLYQDITLSIRPETHSPGMFSWFPILFPIKQPITVREGQTICVRFWRCSNSKKVWYEWAVTAPVCSAIHNPTGRSYTIGL, from the exons CAGCTTTCTTGCTGCCCCTAAATCAGGAAGATAACACAAACTTGGCGAGAGTTTTGACCAATCACATCCACACTGGCCACCACTCCTCCATG TTCTGGATGCGGGTGCCATTGGTGGCACCAGAGGACCTGAGAGATGATATAATTGAGAACGCACCAACTTCACACACAGCGGAGTACAGTGGAGAGGAGAAGACATGGATGTG GTGGCACAACTTCCGGACCTTGTGTGATTATAGCAAGAGGATTGCAGTGG ctcttgaaaTTGGTGCTGACCTCCCATCTAATCATGTCATTGATCGTTGGCTTGGGGAGCCCATCAAAGCAGCCATTCTCCCCACCAGCATTTTCCTGACCAATAAGAAGGGATTTCCTGTTCTTTCTAAGATGCACCAGAGGCTGATCTTCCGACTTCTCAAG TTGGAGGTACAGTTCATCATCACAGGCACCAACCACCACTCAGAGAAGGAGTTCTGCTCCTACCTCCAATACTTGGAATACCTGAGCCAGAACCGACCTCCACCCAATGCCTACGAACTCTTTGCCAAGGGCTATGAAGATTACCTGCAGTCCCCACTCCAG CCACTGATGGATAACCTGGAATCTCAGACATACGAAGTGTTCGAAAAGGACCCCATCAAATACTCTCAGTACCAGCAG GCCATCTATAAATGTCTGTTAGATCGAGTGCCAGAGGAAGAGAAGGACACCAACATCCA AGTGCTAATGGTGCTGGGAGCAGGCCGGGGGCCCCTGGTGAATGCGTCCCTGCGGGCCGCCAAGCAAGCTGACCGGCGGATAAAGCTGTATGCTGTGGAGAAGAACCCAAATGCTGTGGTGAC GCTGGAGAACTGGCAGTTTGAAGAATGGGGAAGCCAGGTGACAGTAGTCTCATCGGACATGCGGGAGTGGGTGGCTCCAGAGAAAGCAGATATCATCGTCAGTGAGCTTCTGGGGTCCTTTGCTGACAATGAACTGTCACCTGAGTGCCTGGATGGAGCCCAGCACTTCCTCAAAG ATGATGGTGTGAGCATCCCTGGGGAGTACACCTCCTTTCTAgctcccatctcctcctccaagcTATACAATGAGGTCCGAGCCTGTCGGGAAAAGGACCGTGATCCTGAG GCCCAGTTTGAGATGCCTTATGTGGTACGACTGCACAATTTCCACCAGCTGTCTGCGCCCCAGCCCTGTTTTACCTTCAGCCATCCTAACAGAG ATCCTATGATTGACAACAATCGCTACTGTACCTTGGAGTTTCCTGTGGAGGTGAACACAGTGCTGCATGGTTTTGCAGGCTACTTTGAGACTGTGCTTTATCAGGACATCACTCTGA GTATCCGTCCAGAGACTCACTCTCCTGGGATGTTTTCATGGTTTCCCATCCTCTTCCCCATTAAG CAGCCCATTACTGTGCGTGAAGGCCAGACCATCTGTGTGCGTTTCTGGAGATGCAGCAATTCTAAGAAGGTGTGGTATGAGTGGGCTGTGACGGCACCGGTCTGCTCTGCTATTCACAACCCCACAGGCCGCTCTTACACCATCGGCCTCTAG